One genomic segment of Chitinophaga sancti includes these proteins:
- a CDS encoding antibiotic biosynthesis monooxygenase, which produces MKKKILFVVTSHDKKGNTGERTGFYLSEVAYPWEVLTDADYDIDFVSPKGGEAPVDGFNLGDAVNKKFWNDAIYREKIKNTRKPSEVDPAQYAAIHYAGGHGAMWDLADDTALAAIAAKIYENGGIVSAVCHGPAGLVNIRLSNGQYLVDGKKINAFTNEEEVAVKLDKVVPFLLESKLIERGAIFEKSGLWQSNVVTDQRVVTGQNPQSAKAVGEAVLSALQQQQAVARLTRYEVKSEYQDQFKEAITEYISYAIDIESNIMAEAYYERENPSILWVIERWGSIEEWMKTKSNAQSQAVSQLAEKALLNPIKSILIKDLEPLSKQQWRKTANAADSQLTIMLFVSAKVGTQQRFKDVYHVAMPQFRSEPGVITYQLSQLEEDDTQFVTYEKFRSNAAFQYHLNFPPIQPVIDYLNSSIKEQPFQKGLHNLIEFAPLILQ; this is translated from the coding sequence ATGAAAAAGAAAATTCTATTTGTAGTAACCAGTCACGATAAAAAAGGGAATACTGGTGAAAGAACAGGATTCTATTTATCAGAAGTGGCCTATCCCTGGGAGGTGCTTACGGATGCTGACTATGATATTGATTTTGTTAGTCCCAAAGGAGGAGAGGCACCTGTGGATGGTTTCAACCTGGGGGATGCTGTCAATAAAAAATTCTGGAACGATGCTATTTACAGGGAGAAAATTAAAAACACACGAAAACCATCCGAAGTTGATCCCGCTCAATATGCTGCCATTCACTATGCGGGTGGGCATGGTGCTATGTGGGATCTTGCAGATGATACAGCTTTAGCTGCCATTGCGGCAAAGATCTATGAGAACGGAGGCATTGTAAGCGCTGTTTGTCATGGCCCGGCAGGACTTGTCAATATCAGGCTTTCCAATGGCCAATACCTGGTTGATGGCAAAAAAATAAATGCCTTTACCAATGAAGAAGAAGTAGCTGTTAAACTTGACAAGGTTGTGCCCTTTCTGCTGGAGTCGAAACTAATAGAGCGGGGGGCCATATTTGAAAAATCAGGTCTCTGGCAATCAAATGTTGTAACGGACCAACGCGTGGTTACAGGTCAGAATCCACAATCGGCCAAAGCTGTTGGAGAAGCTGTATTATCAGCCTTGCAACAGCAACAGGCTGTGGCAAGGCTTACCCGTTATGAAGTAAAATCCGAATACCAGGACCAGTTCAAAGAAGCAATTACGGAATACATATCATATGCTATCGATATTGAAAGCAATATTATGGCAGAAGCCTATTATGAAAGGGAAAATCCTTCCATACTTTGGGTAATAGAGCGGTGGGGGAGTATTGAAGAATGGATGAAAACAAAAAGTAACGCTCAATCGCAGGCAGTAAGTCAATTAGCTGAAAAGGCTTTGCTGAATCCGATAAAAAGCATACTTATAAAAGACCTGGAACCACTTTCAAAACAACAATGGCGTAAAACAGCCAATGCAGCAGACAGTCAGCTTACCATTATGCTGTTTGTAAGTGCAAAGGTTGGAACACAGCAGCGATTTAAGGATGTTTACCATGTAGCAATGCCACAATTCAGAAGTGAACCTGGCGTCATTACTTATCAACTATCACAATTGGAAGAAGACGATACTCAGTTTGTGACATATGAAAAGTTTAGAAGTAATGCGGCTTTTCAATATCATCTTAATTTTCCGCCTATTCAACCGGTGATCGATTACCTCAATTCAAGTATCAAAGAGCAGCCATTTCAGAAGGGACTGCATAACCTGATTGAATTCGCACCCCTTATTCTTCAATAG
- a CDS encoding alpha/beta fold hydrolase → MTKTISLLLAAAFTISTFADCKKNGDNTIRTPRTYVLVHGAWQASYVWDAVRTDLLNKGNKVIVVELPGHGSDKTPPQSLSLDVYRDKVIAAIATVNEKVILVGHSMGGMVITAVAEMIPSKISQLVYIGAFLPASGQALADLAPTDPDSKLGGSLIPSSDMLTLDVKADSLTWLFINDGTPAVKQQVIDNYRAEPAIPFSNKVTLTDAAFGAVKKIYIKTLKDIVISPALQDNMIAAAHITTVLTVNTSHSPFLSQPHEVSKLLLSIAE, encoded by the coding sequence ATGACAAAAACAATTTCCCTGCTGCTAGCAGCAGCATTCACGATCTCCACATTTGCGGACTGCAAAAAAAATGGAGACAATACTATCAGAACCCCCAGGACCTATGTACTGGTACATGGCGCATGGCAGGCGTCTTACGTCTGGGATGCCGTACGTACTGATCTTTTAAATAAAGGCAACAAAGTAATTGTTGTTGAACTTCCGGGGCATGGCAGTGACAAAACACCCCCACAATCATTGAGTCTGGATGTTTACCGGGATAAAGTGATAGCTGCCATTGCTACAGTAAATGAAAAAGTTATCCTGGTTGGGCACAGCATGGGAGGCATGGTGATCACTGCTGTGGCAGAGATGATCCCTTCCAAAATCAGCCAATTGGTTTACATTGGCGCTTTCCTGCCAGCATCGGGACAGGCCCTGGCTGATCTGGCGCCCACTGATCCTGATTCTAAACTGGGCGGTTCATTAATTCCCTCTTCCGACATGTTGACGCTCGATGTAAAGGCCGATAGCCTTACCTGGCTTTTTATCAATGATGGTACGCCCGCTGTTAAACAACAGGTAATTGATAATTATCGTGCAGAGCCAGCCATTCCATTTTCCAACAAGGTTACGTTGACTGATGCAGCTTTTGGCGCAGTTAAAAAAATATATATCAAAACACTGAAGGATATTGTTATTTCACCAGCCCTGCAGGACAATATGATAGCTGCAGCACACATTACTACCGTCCTTACAGTAAATACCAGTCATTCCCCATTTCTCTCTCAACCACATGAAGTGTCTAAGCTATTGCTCAGCATAGCGGAATAA
- a CDS encoding FAD-dependent oxidoreductase → MDAINKFNAVIIGSGLGGLTAGATLAKLGKKVLVLEQHYIPGGCATNFKRKDFIMEVGLHEMNGFHDKDIKAEVFGLLDINKFIQFVQVPELFHVSSAATKFTFPHGTARAQQALIEKFPHETKGIQAFFRLMTNVLDEIYRMPKEKWKMTLIYPFIPVLYSNIFKSINLSCGDWLDKHITDEQLKLVLTANVLYYGDDPYNLSLLHFAIAQAGYITGGGYYIKGGSQNLSDYLTSFIEKNGGQVLVGKKAENILVENGRATGVQYRDAFNDSLEPVTIYADAIVVNAAIPCAIKMIPEPYRQSLKNKTKDLEASCSLISIYIGFDIDLKQFGVQHYSTFIQGEGINQLKDIKANNIGDWGNKSFVFVDYSQIDSGITPAGKSFGVICAADYLSEWESLDELAYKNKKEQVAQLFLKRLETYYPGILQHIIFYEVGTARTIQRYTLNPNGTPYGYAQRPSQSGIKRIPARSPVRNMYFASAWSFPGGGFTGAISGGYWAATSMNKAIKWQTYNKQLMEDSRIVKLLTTQVIAENSIELTFEKPPGFYHKPGQYAILRLNKPKNIELDLPFRSLSIVSHPDEPTLRFAMRVSESSFKNSCLQMEIEEEVTIFGPCGNFLLKPGMGHIVFLICGIGITPVLPMLKELKKKQFKSKVYLFNSNRTIASAAYQRELENTKIKNYTYLPVITSTSKRIDIDLLKYHLNDLLQYDYYLVGTSPFLASMKQLLIREGVPIDKINMDDFG, encoded by the coding sequence ATGGATGCGATCAATAAATTCAATGCAGTAATTATAGGAAGCGGACTGGGTGGTTTGACAGCCGGCGCCACGTTAGCAAAATTGGGAAAGAAGGTGCTGGTCCTTGAGCAGCACTATATACCTGGGGGATGCGCCACTAACTTCAAGCGCAAGGATTTTATCATGGAAGTAGGGTTACACGAGATGAACGGCTTTCATGATAAAGATATCAAAGCTGAAGTATTCGGTCTGCTTGACATAAACAAGTTTATACAATTTGTTCAGGTGCCAGAGCTCTTTCATGTAAGCTCTGCAGCTACCAAATTCACCTTTCCACATGGCACAGCACGCGCTCAACAGGCCCTGATAGAAAAATTTCCTCACGAAACAAAAGGTATTCAGGCTTTTTTCAGACTGATGACCAATGTGCTCGATGAAATTTACCGGATGCCCAAAGAAAAGTGGAAGATGACACTGATCTATCCATTTATACCTGTTCTGTACTCAAATATTTTCAAGTCAATAAACCTCAGTTGCGGCGATTGGCTTGACAAACACATCACCGATGAACAGCTTAAACTGGTGCTTACTGCCAACGTTTTGTATTATGGTGATGATCCATACAATTTATCGTTATTACATTTTGCTATTGCACAAGCTGGTTATATAACCGGTGGTGGCTATTATATCAAGGGCGGCTCACAAAATCTTTCCGATTACCTTACCTCCTTTATTGAAAAGAATGGCGGACAGGTATTGGTAGGTAAGAAAGCAGAAAATATCCTGGTTGAAAATGGCAGGGCTACCGGTGTGCAATACCGCGATGCTTTCAATGATTCGCTGGAACCTGTCACCATTTATGCAGATGCCATTGTTGTGAACGCGGCCATACCATGTGCTATAAAGATGATCCCCGAACCCTATAGACAATCATTGAAAAACAAAACGAAAGATCTGGAAGCATCCTGCTCGCTTATTTCAATTTACATAGGTTTCGATATTGATCTGAAACAATTTGGGGTACAACATTATTCCACTTTTATTCAGGGCGAAGGAATCAACCAGCTGAAAGACATTAAAGCCAACAACATTGGAGACTGGGGGAATAAATCTTTTGTATTTGTCGATTACAGCCAGATCGACTCCGGCATTACACCTGCAGGCAAAAGCTTTGGCGTGATCTGCGCAGCCGATTATTTATCGGAGTGGGAAAGTTTGGATGAACTGGCCTATAAAAACAAAAAGGAACAGGTTGCACAGCTCTTTTTAAAAAGACTGGAGACCTATTACCCCGGCATTCTTCAGCATATCATTTTTTATGAAGTAGGTACCGCCAGAACTATTCAACGGTATACACTTAATCCCAATGGTACACCTTATGGTTACGCACAGCGCCCTTCACAATCGGGTATAAAAAGAATTCCCGCAAGATCTCCTGTTAGAAATATGTATTTCGCTTCAGCATGGTCTTTTCCCGGCGGCGGATTTACCGGGGCCATCTCCGGCGGATATTGGGCTGCCACGTCTATGAATAAAGCGATCAAATGGCAAACTTATAACAAACAGTTAATGGAAGATAGCAGGATCGTCAAATTATTGACAACGCAGGTAATCGCGGAAAACAGTATAGAGCTGACCTTTGAGAAACCACCAGGATTTTACCATAAGCCAGGACAATACGCCATTCTTCGTCTGAATAAACCAAAGAATATCGAGTTGGATCTTCCCTTTCGTTCACTCTCTATAGTCTCTCATCCCGACGAACCCACCCTTCGTTTTGCCATGAGAGTAAGTGAAAGCAGCTTTAAAAACTCCTGTTTACAAATGGAGATAGAGGAGGAAGTCACCATCTTTGGGCCCTGCGGTAATTTTCTGTTGAAACCAGGCATGGGGCACATCGTATTCCTTATTTGTGGCATCGGCATAACCCCCGTCCTTCCCATGCTAAAGGAACTGAAAAAGAAACAATTTAAAAGCAAGGTCTATCTTTTTAATTCCAATAGAACAATAGCATCCGCAGCATATCAACGGGAGCTGGAAAATACAAAAATAAAAAATTACACCTATCTACCTGTCATTACTTCAACCAGCAAGAGGATCGATATTGATCTGCTAAAATATCATTTGAATGACCTGCTGCAATATGATTATTACTTAGTGGGCACTTCTCCCTTCCTGGCTTCAATGAAGCAGTTATTGATCCGGGAAGGTGTTCCCATTGACAAAATAAATATGGACGACTTCGGTTAA
- a CDS encoding cupin domain-containing protein produces the protein MDQQQKTVRRIVTGHNADGKAIIVSDASPGQTYMIGGPGGAKFHEVWNTRQSPALIDPVSGDPEETSLVLGPPKNGTRIRVIDFPPEGEEIRNLTKEEAGSHFKAMGGEAASKAGLGAPHPLMHRTATIDYGIVLEGEMTLIVDQDEVIIKAGNIIIQRGTNHAWANRSGLPCRMAFILIDGEFTKELL, from the coding sequence ATGGATCAGCAACAAAAAACAGTCAGACGTATCGTAACAGGTCATAACGCAGATGGGAAAGCAATTATCGTGTCAGACGCTTCACCCGGTCAAACGTATATGATTGGAGGACCAGGCGGCGCAAAGTTTCACGAAGTATGGAATACCCGCCAATCACCCGCACTGATTGATCCTGTTTCCGGCGATCCGGAAGAAACCAGCCTGGTATTGGGACCTCCTAAAAATGGTACCCGTATCAGGGTTATTGATTTTCCACCAGAAGGGGAAGAGATCCGAAATCTTACGAAAGAAGAAGCCGGTTCGCACTTTAAAGCAATGGGTGGCGAAGCTGCTTCGAAAGCAGGACTGGGTGCACCTCATCCTTTGATGCACCGCACGGCGACGATTGATTATGGTATTGTGCTGGAGGGGGAAATGACATTGATAGTTGACCAGGATGAAGTAATTATCAAAGCCGGCAACATTATCATTCAACGTGGTACCAACCATGCCTGGGCAAACCGGTCGGGACTTCCTTGCCGTATGGCTTTTATTCTTATCGACGGTGAATTCACCAAAGAACTTCTTTAG
- a CDS encoding 2TM domain-containing protein has protein sequence MSHPISPKKGFRIHLIVFLLTTPAIWIVWYLTDRTYPWPLWSTPAWAIGVLFHYLGVFVFKN, from the coding sequence ATGTCACATCCGATATCCCCCAAAAAAGGTTTCAGGATCCATCTGATCGTTTTCTTATTGACCACACCCGCCATCTGGATAGTGTGGTATCTGACCGACCGCACTTATCCATGGCCTTTATGGTCAACACCGGCATGGGCAATAGGCGTCCTGTTTCACTACCTGGGCGTTTTTGTTTTTAAAAATTAA
- a CDS encoding Crp/Fnr family transcriptional regulator: MNRLRLHIEEITPINDEEFEFIKSFFTLKRVRKNQYLIQEGDDVKYEYLVLSGIYRVFYSDDQGREYVCMFAQENWWMSDYNSYFNQKPASMYLECLVPGEVLCLSLYGREKLAAELHKMEHFFRMKMTRGFIALQLRIKMLLCNAPQKRYEEFAKLYPVLIQQIPKKMIAEFLGLRRETLSRLYTNHK, encoded by the coding sequence ATGAACAGATTGAGGTTACACATTGAAGAAATAACACCCATTAACGATGAAGAATTTGAATTCATCAAATCGTTCTTTACATTAAAAAGAGTACGCAAGAATCAATACCTGATACAGGAAGGAGATGATGTTAAATACGAGTACCTGGTGCTCTCTGGCATATATAGAGTATTTTATTCCGACGATCAGGGAAGGGAATATGTTTGCATGTTTGCCCAGGAGAACTGGTGGATGTCTGACTATAATTCCTATTTTAACCAGAAGCCGGCAAGCATGTACCTTGAATGTTTAGTGCCAGGTGAAGTATTATGCCTCAGTCTTTATGGCAGAGAAAAGCTGGCTGCAGAGCTGCACAAAATGGAACATTTTTTCAGGATGAAAATGACCAGGGGGTTTATTGCCCTGCAGCTACGGATCAAAATGTTGCTTTGCAATGCACCCCAAAAAAGATATGAAGAATTTGCAAAATTATATCCCGTCTTAATACAACAAATACCCAAAAAAATGATCGCCGAGTTTCTTGGCCTGCGCCGCGAAACGCTAAGCAGGTTATATACTAACCATAAGTAA
- a CDS encoding sigma-54 dependent transcriptional regulator, producing the protein MNIKILIVEDEFIVGNALRLAVGSAGYSVTGIVASVEEAEENIRNQQPDLVLLDIRLEGESSGIDLARKLRTENIPFIYLSAHSSQKILEEAKKTEPYGFLVKPFRENDLLVALEIALYRHRHSLEAQLRQEDFLQKHLATISNEAATAEQRLLKIARLLQSYIPFDLISIGPRPFDNAQFNDTAFLRIGFDEYQLIHENELRTITGLSKDELSNIIKNSHTDAHANIYKNDITKQELNDPSLQKTWFDSFNCQASLVFPVAVKNGLAVHYFFYSRQCAIYTEKHIALLDRLKMYLAKLAEKMTHAPRAADQRGSINKDHSEVANRPGFQGIIGNHPLLLAALDLTTQIAPYNTSVLILGESGTGKEKVAHYIHALSQRKKGPFVKVNCAAIPTTLIESELFGHEKGAFTGAIEKRKGRFEQADGGTIFLDEIGELPLDMQVKLLRVLQEKEISSVGGSSSVKVNVRIVSATNRNLEKEVAEGNFRLDLYYRLNVFPITLPPLRERKTDIETLALFFANRFCQEFNKLFHGISASMMEEMRAYNWPGNIRELENIMEQSVILNDGKSKLELRRSLTVVVPASGGEINIETLEDVKHVQQETERAYLISILKRTNGRIRGTNGAAEILNIKPTTLEARITKLNIKRQDFIQSTGTP; encoded by the coding sequence ATGAATATCAAAATACTGATTGTAGAAGATGAATTTATTGTGGGAAATGCACTCCGTTTAGCAGTGGGGTCGGCTGGTTATAGTGTAACAGGTATAGTGGCGTCGGTGGAAGAGGCAGAAGAAAATATCCGGAACCAGCAACCGGACCTGGTGCTGCTAGATATCCGATTAGAAGGGGAAAGTTCAGGTATAGACCTGGCCAGGAAACTGAGGACCGAAAATATTCCTTTCATTTATTTGTCTGCACATTCAAGCCAGAAAATACTGGAAGAAGCAAAGAAAACTGAGCCTTATGGATTTCTTGTAAAGCCATTCAGGGAAAATGACCTGCTGGTAGCATTGGAAATTGCCCTATATCGTCATCGTCATAGCCTGGAAGCCCAGCTCAGGCAGGAGGATTTTTTGCAAAAGCATTTAGCAACAATAAGCAATGAAGCTGCAACGGCTGAACAAAGGCTACTGAAGATCGCCCGTTTGTTACAATCATATATCCCATTTGACCTTATTTCCATAGGGCCCAGGCCATTTGATAATGCGCAATTCAATGATACAGCCTTTCTACGTATCGGGTTTGATGAATACCAGCTTATTCATGAAAATGAATTAAGAACAATTACCGGTTTAAGTAAAGACGAGCTTTCCAATATCATTAAGAACAGCCATACAGATGCGCACGCGAACATTTACAAAAATGATATAACAAAACAGGAATTGAATGATCCTTCGCTACAAAAAACATGGTTTGATTCCTTTAATTGTCAGGCTTCCCTGGTTTTCCCGGTGGCTGTAAAGAATGGTTTGGCAGTTCACTACTTCTTTTACAGCCGACAGTGCGCTATTTACACAGAGAAGCACATTGCTTTACTGGATCGTTTAAAAATGTACCTGGCAAAACTTGCAGAGAAAATGACGCATGCACCGCGCGCAGCCGATCAACGCGGTTCCATTAACAAAGACCATAGTGAAGTCGCGAATCGCCCCGGATTTCAGGGTATTATTGGCAATCACCCGCTTTTACTGGCTGCATTGGATCTTACCACTCAGATCGCGCCTTATAATACATCGGTCCTGATACTCGGTGAAAGTGGAACAGGAAAAGAGAAGGTAGCTCATTATATTCACGCGCTGTCACAAAGAAAAAAGGGCCCATTCGTAAAAGTAAACTGTGCTGCCATTCCAACCACATTGATAGAATCTGAGTTATTTGGCCATGAAAAGGGAGCATTTACCGGTGCTATAGAAAAACGAAAAGGAAGATTTGAACAAGCCGATGGAGGCACTATTTTTTTAGATGAGATTGGAGAGCTGCCGCTGGATATGCAGGTAAAATTACTCCGTGTTTTACAGGAAAAGGAAATTTCATCTGTAGGGGGCAGTTCATCTGTAAAAGTGAATGTCAGAATTGTATCCGCTACCAACCGAAACCTGGAAAAAGAAGTAGCAGAAGGGAATTTTCGGCTTGATCTCTATTATCGACTCAATGTTTTTCCCATTACCTTACCTCCTTTACGTGAACGGAAAACTGATATTGAAACACTGGCACTTTTTTTTGCAAACAGGTTTTGCCAGGAATTTAATAAGCTATTCCACGGTATTTCAGCTTCCATGATGGAAGAGATGCGTGCTTACAACTGGCCAGGGAATATTCGGGAGTTGGAGAATATTATGGAGCAGTCTGTAATCCTTAACGATGGCAAATCGAAACTGGAATTAAGGCGAAGCCTTACCGTGGTAGTGCCTGCGTCAGGCGGTGAAATAAATATCGAAACACTGGAAGATGTAAAGCACGTTCAGCAGGAAACAGAAAGAGCTTATCTTATTTCGATCTTAAAAAGAACGAATGGCCGTATACGCGGAACAAATGGCGCTGCGGAAATATTGAATATCAAACCAACCACGCTGGAAGCAAGAATAACTAAGCTGAACATTAAGAGACAGGATTTTATCCAATCCACAGGAACCCCGTAA
- a CDS encoding histidine kinase dimerization/phosphoacceptor domain -containing protein: MKLYNRRTAFFITTIVVLLATPLFSFAQRIWKEQADLLLQLRESNADTGRVHVMLKLGQYYLLREYYVYKTGNPWTQLDSAKLFATQAFHLSEALNYENGKNEALLLKGDAFIRKNEIEPALNLLGTLQDSTRFRLLIILGRHYLFHKSGYTKQNLDSSMIFLEQAGKVAPVYLSAKWLPERAHIKAMVSFITKGLQPAKNLYQEAIDQINMPGNEEREALLWYELAMLIPLRENTGITRLYCFMKMRSLYKKSGNQEREAFVLKTIADIHLVNGRLNLAETALLNSLDLYKAIGYRDLHYIYDLLAVTYRYKGDFNKCVAYGLMAIESIEATNDSTSSLTFYSRLANMYREIGQPEKSVEWYSKALNNRVFNDSDNFYKFRDAGFFARELVKIKREKEALAYIIDINAKNKPIGVDAKICLVSSLAYCYQAVKQHRQADKYYLELITLAGQLQEDNEITTDVYYEIGQYFINKLQYRKAISYLQKALGAAEIRHSLALIKDVHLMLFKGDSGVGNYTSAIQHLLRHKQLSDSIFNETKHWQIEELQVQFETAKKEKDIKLLNNQNQLQRIRIEQTNKTKNIILAYVALLLIIVGLLFNRYLIKQRNNRKLKANQKELDQKNLFLEKLTTEQDKLLKEKEWLIRELHHRVKNNLQMVTGLLYAQSKYLEDDIARLAVNDSLRRMQAMSMIHQKLYKDENTSTILMPAYIKDLVRYLHESFDANNQITFQQTIESVDLDVSQAILLGLIITESIVNAIKYAFLNEQKGIVSIHLQYEGADQLLLKISDNGIGLPAGLDTSKHHSLGLDLMQGLTRQLKGSFYIESNNGVHITVRFPILIK; encoded by the coding sequence ATGAAGCTTTATAATAGAAGAACCGCTTTTTTTATTACCACAATTGTCGTTTTGCTGGCTACTCCTCTATTTTCTTTTGCTCAAAGGATATGGAAGGAACAAGCAGATTTGTTATTACAACTCCGGGAAAGCAATGCGGATACTGGCCGGGTGCATGTTATGTTAAAACTTGGCCAATATTACTTGCTGAGGGAATATTACGTTTACAAAACAGGAAATCCATGGACACAACTTGATAGCGCAAAATTGTTTGCAACCCAGGCCTTCCATCTTAGTGAGGCCTTAAATTATGAAAATGGGAAAAATGAAGCCCTTTTGTTAAAGGGAGATGCCTTTATTAGAAAAAATGAAATAGAACCTGCGCTTAACCTATTAGGCACGCTACAGGATTCAACCCGTTTCCGTTTATTGATCATATTGGGCCGCCATTATCTGTTTCATAAATCCGGATACACCAAACAGAATTTAGACAGCTCAATGATTTTCCTTGAGCAGGCAGGTAAAGTAGCACCGGTTTATTTGTCGGCAAAATGGCTACCTGAACGTGCACATATCAAGGCAATGGTTAGCTTTATTACCAAAGGGTTGCAGCCAGCTAAAAACCTATATCAGGAAGCGATAGATCAAATAAACATGCCTGGTAATGAAGAAAGAGAAGCCCTTTTGTGGTACGAGCTGGCAATGCTGATTCCGTTACGTGAGAATACTGGAATAACCAGATTGTATTGTTTCATGAAAATGCGCTCACTTTATAAAAAAAGTGGTAACCAGGAAAGAGAAGCATTTGTTTTAAAAACGATAGCTGATATACATTTAGTAAATGGCAGGTTAAACCTGGCGGAAACAGCGTTATTGAATTCACTGGATCTTTACAAAGCGATCGGCTATCGGGACCTGCATTATATTTATGATCTGCTGGCTGTTACCTACCGTTATAAAGGCGATTTCAATAAGTGTGTTGCTTATGGGCTAATGGCAATAGAAAGCATTGAAGCTACAAATGATTCCACTTCATCTCTTACGTTTTACAGTCGCCTTGCCAATATGTACCGGGAAATAGGGCAGCCAGAAAAAAGTGTGGAGTGGTACTCGAAAGCGCTCAATAACCGTGTATTTAATGATAGCGACAATTTTTATAAATTCAGGGATGCGGGATTCTTTGCAAGGGAACTTGTAAAAATAAAAAGAGAGAAGGAAGCGCTTGCCTATATTATTGACATCAACGCTAAAAACAAACCTATCGGGGTTGACGCAAAAATATGCCTGGTAAGTTCATTGGCGTATTGTTACCAGGCTGTGAAGCAGCATCGACAGGCCGACAAGTATTATCTTGAATTAATAACGCTGGCAGGGCAGCTGCAGGAAGATAATGAAATAACCACTGATGTCTATTACGAGATAGGGCAATATTTTATCAATAAGCTACAATACAGGAAAGCAATTTCCTATTTGCAAAAAGCACTTGGCGCTGCAGAAATAAGGCATTCCCTTGCACTAATTAAAGATGTGCACCTGATGCTCTTCAAGGGGGATTCCGGCGTAGGGAATTATACCTCCGCTATACAGCATTTACTGAGACACAAGCAATTGAGCGACTCTATCTTTAATGAAACCAAGCACTGGCAAATAGAAGAATTACAGGTTCAATTTGAAACCGCTAAAAAGGAAAAGGATATTAAACTGCTTAACAACCAAAATCAACTGCAGCGTATTCGTATTGAGCAGACTAATAAAACAAAGAACATAATCCTGGCCTATGTAGCACTACTGCTGATCATTGTAGGCCTGCTATTTAACCGCTATCTGATAAAACAAAGAAACAATCGCAAGCTCAAGGCTAATCAGAAAGAACTGGATCAGAAAAACTTATTTTTGGAAAAACTGACTACAGAGCAGGATAAATTACTCAAAGAAAAAGAATGGTTGATCAGGGAGTTACACCATAGGGTTAAGAACAACCTCCAGATGGTAACCGGCTTACTGTATGCACAATCTAAGTATCTTGAGGATGATATAGCCCGGCTTGCTGTAAATGATAGTCTGCGACGGATGCAGGCGATGTCAATGATCCACCAGAAGCTTTACAAGGATGAAAATACGTCAACCATTTTGATGCCCGCTTATATCAAAGACCTGGTGCGTTACCTGCATGAAAGTTTTGATGCTAACAATCAGATAACTTTTCAACAAACGATCGAATCGGTTGATCTTGATGTATCGCAGGCCATCCTCCTCGGATTGATCATTACAGAAAGTATTGTCAATGCTATCAAATATGCCTTCCTGAATGAACAAAAAGGCATTGTAAGCATTCATTTGCAATATGAGGGCGCTGATCAATTATTGCTGAAAATATCGGACAATGGTATTGGTTTACCGGCAGGACTTGACACCAGTAAACATCATTCACTCGGGCTGGATCTTATGCAGGGGCTTACCAGGCAGCTAAAGGGCAGCTTTTACATTGAAAGCAATAATGGCGTACACATAACGGTAAGGTTTCCAATCTTAATTAAATGA